In a genomic window of Babylonia areolata isolate BAREFJ2019XMU chromosome 3, ASM4173473v1, whole genome shotgun sequence:
- the LOC143280205 gene encoding uncharacterized protein LOC143280205 isoform X2 — MELELKLHSPVGGESITYTWPVSGSEGKEGGDEVVDTIRMACEEHQELKEIVEHRILQDYDTKCFESIKKVCERYNKAVDSFRQLKDNLWHQKPKERPQMKLVRHIVQQCYNYAVRDPEQLNHYEPFSPEVYGETSFELVEQIINTIKMGEDDYFIDLGSGVGQVVLQVAAATRCKFCYGIEKAEWPAKYAVDMDIQFKKWMSFFGKSHGQYLLEKGDFLVDNIRDRIESATVIFVNNFAFGPQVDHHLKNMFSNMKEGAKIVSSKAFCPLNFRITDRNLSDIGSIMQVQELSPLTGAVSWTGKAFAYYIHTIDRTLLENYFQRLKNPRAQQNMVEPRRDRRGRLLESKKYNTSRDKENAKIRRGGDHTYQAAKALDFDSASNASTITNTISDDSNTAHSMVNTNTATEDDSNIVGPTTRRKWTEWTNNTDVEKCELWKQKMKKRKTVKSMKRLKNGALQKKKNNKFKKKLRVRRVSTAATAQSQLAVLEKSGRSAEARASHVKANKKQAKVHKPAPLSLDSLNLLHTHTVLSTTGKGAEDSTKYNDRRMTGMAPGPFKASTQKKTVRSLDMMLPAVDQWLDKCRKQLLAFLSYMQSNEYMDSVKRERDLELAHHQELKRKKAMFENEISQLQKNSIGLIKKRIGELGIEAKTPSELLGHHQVMRQQHRDLQLQKTELQQEIQCLKSEQLQLVNAQKMLSEQNGMVSNRKNGLVHPVETQRILHREVLSAYSNNQRLVMQVNQLEQDIQRLELINNQLIAADASAATAPTSIPAPATIPSLCEAPSKTRAGSSKGTKRKSGGSPVVAESGVVVMADGERGKNSGSAEASSEKLREKLDMKENLEAYSRHINKLKSEVTARSNGLDTTSLAGPVPAVTQPSGESSLASQSQVSMTSSVKQEVKFQPPDLSIKDLLEKTRMLPSGAVKNETTIPQPVSSTAVTAACAAPAQPCVKSEAREVLNGSKRRKMMNGLTVPHSRATPTSCCHSLATASRESLPHSTLSGSNSSSSTVLSSMLATPPVSQERKTAGPWADERLTLAHDLIRFHEMAGTPVVSSVESILPPIVSSSIDAVFSSAVTSSIESHRLQNNYSPISRPSSQSSTEGTEPPLSLSSATAISRLAQAFTSHSSGGPGSAQPSTSVVGSRLGLLPNCTVPITVTVDVGAMSGGCVSTRSLLGSHVVARAPHHSSHSSKAAASTGSSAILASTLSSSSSRLQAAPSAASTPPTQVVVQQEPKPQQVVIQSVPAPVRPLTPRSKDKHGHTLSSQPIRVEIPLPPVSTTTTPTIMVPVSTAVHGTSASGNINALLNGTVSQTVTPSVIKSQSHGRSQRSRSTTQPRQLQPAVSRSQQQVVTMSANGSVPMTTYSQQEMAKILGTSVLAPSSVEAAGLPVGMVNGVPHPVRFAAMPPAVNGQKGVDDTVDPETKPRADESSDFKALVALASSEFDLQRSQKRKAEEEKGACAEPDGKSPEEPEQVDDVSGPSRTKVGKSSSSASDCSSNPGQHRGFSRRKVKTRHSSRQQRSANGGDGRSEGIGHNPVKSEGSPSSAPLLASSEDMSSRFLAEKEASDVSEDTGPLPPQMNASQKDRNSGEKGSKLSQQHAKVGEENTYVSCQSMLCTGEKKGEKSKITIKSKSYQKADENKDDLCDSSLEPPQQMKQNNGPKSKLSKSISNTASSAGSSRPLRGTNSTRAEGREARLDKHQQHKQHSSSLAQKPSDPVSVTPQSSQEADQKKESGAGNSFSKTKCDGKSEGKHSASSTPSHSPKPGRGAHDEQHGKEASTSCDCLHKSSSSSPKPSQLQNKAVKAPSSSHHSSVSRKGGENHSSSSKSKTKFSNKDDLKKSSSSIQHSCEVKKEVPRPSSSSPKPSHRNDKDRKSSDSSHVSPVSRKETPSTSNTSQRPDSKKDIKHSKPSSGSQKMVPLPKDHSRTSSSSSPKPDDRRKDVHERSSGQKSSSRLPKEVSHPSVSSSSKSENRHDRSSKSCPSSRNLSPVSKDSSHTPSTSQKPDQRKGDLDRTSNSKEKSRTPSVSPKPDSRNSERHKSRTTSPVSSKDGVRSSTSPSPKDHSGHAQTSGNHQTSLSKEVADHAHKTSSKSRDTSPSNQKKSDPDIEFLKTNKTAYDATTVKNHQNSSKDSKNSSHPSSKEEKVSSKDRPSQHNRDKSCRTKATRKSSPSPSDRTTCRDGQRLFSGSQSPSLDQPQLEKRPAYESQVSLGFSQEEKDSQSLSSDCHPSSSLVQCQDASLPALGEEKAGSTDCVKSIPSSQIGRVVGSEGQGVGRRAEERIKVQGVQRSGSRSCTTSPQPTGSVRNSHVSSAPSSRTPSPLSAKDRSQRSVSRPDPEQHRAAAADSQMKSSASVSINTKQGRVKDLTVSSQLPSGEPATGTVSGLPRDVKTGLSRCLDADASFKENASFAKYSGITARESTSPTKTVMVTLKDIAPCLRESGSSVMDLYSKVPGFGSSSDWQQKGHSSSPLSPTLWRGPRTPPGSPSPSVASSRGSRRHSRISSSSSCSSRSSTSSSLSSSTSRGRSTSSTRSAPNKQKSPRKNRTANARRRSLRSYSASSSTTSTTTTSSSSSEEEMEVSGTKRDSTEDLCDVKLDPAPPPTISPLFGPLRAPEKSEKRAREEASLPSESSPCSSLSSLTNPPSVSPLFGLLKDPEKKLMEESAACESSPGSTPSSTTSPCGEWQKDSPLQCRDSRDGQTQGSTVVPEGCVHPSLSQPAASCGKPDQHSSSGKYGGSGSRNPQSMTHISSRTATTSLPMPDLTKPPPSLYCGLAGYPSPSMVNSYPSPPVPAPRPGYLPLGSPPPVVTVSPGYISHSPNTPSHNHQPTAATKFSQLRNHNNNNVGPWGVGGHMAGGAPPPPPSSSSFPPSTPGEKPGGRTRHMYPATAATLPGQQPSLQYPPGNSNFWSNYKYHGTPVSARPSLDSSHARPPRLYASSSGNNHHAHNWHPYSGGTPLTNSAIRRQ, encoded by the exons ACATTGGATCTATCATGCAAGTCCAGGAGCTGTCTCCCTTGACAGGGGCAGTGTCGTGGACAGGCAAAGCATTTGCCTACTACATTCACACCATTGATCGCACACTG TTGGAGAACTACTTCCAGAGGTTAAAAAATCCTAGAGCTCAG CAGAATATGGTTGAACCAAGGAGAGACAGACGTGGTCGACTCTTGGAAAGCAAGAAATACAACACAAGTCGTGATAAG GAGAATGCCAAAATACGACGTGGTGGAGACCACACCTACCAGGCAGCCAAAGCTCTGGACTTTGACAGTGCCAGCAACGCCAGcacaatcacaaacaccatcAGTGATGACAGCAACACCGCACACAGCATGGTCAACACCAACACGGCCACCGAGGACGACAGCAACATTGTGGGGCCCACCACACGTCGGAAATGGACTGAATGG ACTAACAACACAGACGTTGAAAAGTGTGAACTGtggaagcagaagatgaagaagagaaagactgTCAAGTCTATGAAACGACTGAAGAATGGTGccctgcagaagaagaagaacaacaagttCAAGAAAAAGC TGCGAGTGAGGCGTGTTTCTACAGCCGCCACCGCACAGTCACAGCTGGCAGTGCTGGAGAAGAGTGGCCGCTCTGCGGAGGCCAGGGCATCGCATGTGAAGGCCAACAAAAAGCAGGCCAAGGTGCACAAGCCAGCCCCCCTGTCCCTGGACAGCCTGaacctgctgcacacacacactgtgctgtccACCACAGGCAAAG GGGCTGAGGACAGTACCAAGTATAATGACCGGCGCATGACGGGCATGGCGCCTGGTCCCTTCAAAGCCTCTACTCAGAAAAAGACAGTGCGCTCACTGGACATGATGCTGCCAGCCGTTGACCAGTGGTTAG acaagtgtCGCAAGCAGCTGCTGGCCTTTTTAAGCTACATGCAGAGCAATGAGTACATGGACAGCGTGAAACGGGAACGGGACTTAGAGCTG GCCCACCACCAGGAGCTGAAGAGGAAGAAGGCCATGTTTGAGAACGAGATCAGCCAGCTGCAGAAGAACAGCATTGGCCTAATCAAGAAACGCATCGGCGAG TTGGGCATCGAGGCAAAGACCCCCTCAGAGCTCCTGGGTCACCACCAGGTGATGAGGCAGCAGCACCGAGACCTGCAGTTGCAGAAGACCGAGCTGCAGCAGGAGATTCAGTGCCTCAAGTCGGAGCAgctgcagctg gTCAATGCACAGAAGATGCTttcagaacagaatggaatggtCAGTAATAGAAAG AACGGGCTGGTGCACCCAGTAGAGACCCAGCGTATCCTGCATCGGGAGGTGCTGTCAGCGTACAGCAACAACCAGCGCCTGGTGATGCAGGTCAACCAGCTGGAGCAGGACATCCAGCGCCTGGAGCTCATCAACAATCAGTTAATCGCTGCTGATGCTTCCGCTGCCACTGCCCCCACTTCCATCCCTGCCCCAGCCACCATTCCCTCCCTGTGTGAGGCACCCAGCAAGACCAGGGCGGGAAGCAGCAAGGGGACCAAGCGCAAGTCTGGAGGAAGCCCTGTGGTGGCCGAGAGCGGTGTGGTAGTGATGGCTGACGGGGAGCGGGGAAAGAACAGTGGGAGTGCTGAAGCCTCCAGCGAGAAGCTGAGAGAAAAGCTGGACATGAAAGAGAACCTGGAAGCGTATAGCCGCCACATTAACAAGCTGAAGAGCGAAGTCACTGCTCGCAGCAACGGTCTGGACACCACCTCACTAGCAGGACCGGTCCCTGCAGTGACCCAACCATCAGGGGAGAGCAGCTTGGCTAGCCAGAGCCAGGTGTCGATGACGAGCAGTGTGAAACAGGAGGTGAAGTTCCAGCCGCCTGATCTCAGCATCAAGGACCTGCTGGAGAAGACACGCATGCTGCCCAGCGGTGCTGTGAAAAATGAAACAACCATCCCACAGCCGGTCTCCTCCACAGCTGTCACTGCTGCCTGTGCTGCGCCTGCCCAGCCCTGTGTCAAGTCCGAGGCCCGGGAGGTGCTGAATGGCTCCAAGAGACGCAAGATGATGAACGGCCTGACTGTGCCTCACTCCCGGGCTACCCCGACCAGTTGCTGTCACTCCCTGGCCACAGCCAGCCGGGAATCCCTTCCTCATTCCACCCTCTCAGGCAGTAACTCATCCTCATCCACAGTCCTGTCATCCATGCTGGCCACACCACCTGTCTCCCAAGAGAGGAAAACTGCTGGCCCCTGGGCCGATGAACGCCTCACCCTAGCCCATGATCTCATCCGTTTCCACGAGATGGCCGGCACCCCTGTGGTCAGTTCTGTGGAATCCATTCTTCCTCCCATTGTCAGCAGTAGCATTGACGCTGTGTTCTCCTCAGCAGTGACCAGCAGCATTGAAAGCCACCGCCTGCAGAACAATTACTCCCCCATCAGTCGTCCCAGCAGTCAGAGCAGCACAGAAGGCACAGAGCCCCCCTTGTCTTTGTCGTCAGCCACAGCCATCAGTAGACTGGCTCAGGCCTTCACCTCCCACAGCTCAGGGGGCCCTGGCTCTGCCCAGCCATCCACCTCCGTGGTGGGGAGCAGGTTGGGTTTGCTGCCCAACTGCACCGTTCCCATCACAGTCACTGTGGATGTAGGGGCCATGTCTGGGGGCTGTGTGTCCACGCGCTCCCTCTTAGGCAGTCATGTGGTGGCCCGCGCTCCCCATCACTCCAGTCACAGCAGCAAGGCAGCAGCAAGCACAGGCAGCAGTGCCATTCTGGCGTCGACtctaagcagcagcagcagcagattgcAGGCAGCCCCGTCTGCTGCCAGCACACCTCCAACCCAGGTGGTGGTGCAGCAAGAGCCCAAACCACAGCAGGTGGTCATCCAGTCCGTCCCTGCCCCTGTCCGACCCCTGACCCCCCGCTCCAAGGACAAGCACGGGCACACACTCTCCTCCCAGCCCATCCGTGTGGAAATACCCCTCCCTCCCGTGTCCACCACTACTACCCCCACCATCATGGTGCCAGTTTCCACAGCAGTCCATGGGACCAGCGCCTCAGGGAACATCAATGCCCTTCTCAATGGCACTGTCAGTCAGACAGTGACACCGTCAGTGATAAAAAGCCAGTCCCACGGGAGAAGCCAGCGATCACGCAGCACTACCCAGCCCCGCCAGCTGCAGCCAGCCGTGTCACGATCCCAGCAACAAGTGGTGACCATGTCTGCCAATGGCTCTGTTCCCATGACAACCTACTCTCAGCAGGAAATGGCCAAGATTCTTGGGACCTCCGTTCTGGCCCCCTCATCAGTGGAGGCAGCAGGGTTGCCAGTGGGGATGGTGAATGGCGTGCCTCACCCTGTGAGGTTCGCTGCCATGCCACCCGCTGTCAACGGACAGAAAG GTGTGGATGATACTGTGGACCCAGAAACTAAGCCACGGGCTGATGAAAGCTCAGACTTCAAGGCTCTGGTTGCGCTAGCGTCCTCAGAATTTGACCTCCAGAGAAGTCAGAAAAGAAAagcggaggaagagaaaggagccTGTGCTGAGCCTGATGGGAAGTCCCCTGAGGAGCCCGAACAGGTGGATGACGTCAGTGGCCCCAGCAGAACCAAAGTGGGCAAGTCCAGCTCATCGGCGTCAGACTGTTCCTCAAACCCAGGTCAGCACAGAGGGTTCTCAAGGAGGAAAGTGAAAACCCGACACTCCTCTCGCCAGCAGAGGTCTGCCAATGGGGGAGATGGACGGTCGGAAGGCATTGGCCACAATCCAGTCAAATCAGAAGgctctccttcttctgctcctttgtTGGCCTCCAGTGAAGACATGAGCTCCAGGTTTCTGGCTGAGAAGGAGGCATCAGATGTATCAGAGGACACAGGACCACTTCCACCTCAGATGAATGCATCACAAAAAGACCGGAATTCTGGAGAGAAAGGGTCTAAGCTCTCTCAGCAGCATGCAAAAGTTGGGGAGGAGAACACGTATGTTTCTTGTCAGTCGATGTTATGcactggagagaaaaaaggagaaaaaagcaaaataacaaTCAAGTCTAAAAGTTACCAGAAGGCTGATGAGAATAAAGATGATCTGTGTGACTCGTCACTTGAGCCACCGCAGCAGATGAAGCAGAATAATGGACCAAAAAGTAAATTGTCTAAATCCATTTCTAATACTGCCAGCAGTGCAGGCTCGTCCAGACCGTTACGAGGCACCAATTCCACCAGAGCAGAAGGGAGAGAAGCCAGACTGGACAAGCATCAACAGCACAAACAGCATTCTTCATCACTGGCACAAAAGCCTTCTGACCCTGTGTCCGTTACGCCTCAAAGCTCACAAGAGGCGGACCAGAAAAAGGAGAGTGGTGCTGGGAACTCCTTTTCCAAAACCAAGTGTGATGGAAAGAGTGAGGGAAAGCATTCAGCATCCAGCACACCATCCCACTCCCCAAAGCCAGGTCGCGGGGCACATGATGAGCAGCATGGAAAGGAAGCCTCCACAAGCTGTGACTGCCTGCACAAGTCTTCTTCCTCATCCCCTAAACCAAGTCAGCTCCAGAACAAAGCTGTCAAAGCACCTTCATCTAGTCATCATAGTTCTGTCTCCAGGAAAGGGGGTGAAAACCATTCTTCATCTTCAAAGTCCAAAACAAAGTTCAGCAACAAAGATGATTTGAAGAAATCCTCTTCCAGCATCCAGCATAGCTGTGAAGTGAAGAAAGAAGTGCCCcgtccatcatcatcttcaccaaaACCATCACACAGAAATGACAAGGACAGAAAATCATCTGATAGCAGTCACGTTTCCCCAGTATCAAGGAAGGAGACTCCAAGCACATCCAATACATCTCAGCGACCAGACTCCAAGAAAGACATTAAACACAGCAAACCTTCATCAGGCAGCCAGAAAATGGTCCCTCTGCCAAAGGACCATTcacgtacatcatcatcatcatctcctaaACCTGACGATAGGAGAAAAGATGTGCATGAGAGATCATCAGGTCAAAAAAGTAGTTCTCGGTTACCCAAAGAAGTTTCACATCCATCAGTCTCATCTTCCTCCAAGAGTGAAAATAGACATGACAGATCAAGTAAATCCTGTCCCAGCAGCAGAAATTTATCACCAGTATCAAAGGACTCTTCACACACACCGTCCACATCACAAAAACCTGATCAAAGAAAAGGTGATCTTGACAGGACAAGTAATTCCAAAGAGAAGTCGCGCACACCTTCTGTATCACCCAAACCGGACTCCCGAAACAGTGAGAGGCACAAGAGCAGAACGACTTCCCCTGTGTCTTCAAAAGATGGTGTTCGTTCTTCAACTTCTCCATCTCCCAAAGACCATTCAGGCCACGCACAGACATCAGGCAACCATCAGACATCCCTATCAAAGGAGGTTGCAGATCATGCACACAAAACATCTTCCAAAAGCAGGGATACCTCGCCATCCAACCAGAAGAAATCCGACCCAGACATTGAATTTCTCAAGACCAACAAAACTGCTTATGATGCAACGACTGTCAAAAATCACCAGAATTCCTCAAAAGATTCTAAAAACTCTTCCCATCCCagcagtaaagaagaaaaagtgagcaGTAAGGATAGGCCGAGTCAGCACAATAGGGACAAGAGTTGTAGAACAAAAGCAACCAGAAAGTCCAGTCCCTCGCCTTCTGACAGAACCACTTGCAGGGATGGGCAGAGATTGTTCAGTGGAAGTCAGAGTCCCAGCCTTGATCAACCGCAGCTTGAGAAAAGACCAGCCTATGAATCCCAGGTGTCCCTAGGTTTCTCACAGGAAGAAAAAGATAGCCAGAGTTTATCCTCTGActgtcatccatcatcatcccTTGTTCAGTGTCAGGATGCATCCTTACCAGCATTGGGTGAGGAGAAAGCCGGCAGCACAGATTGTGTGAAATCCATACCAAGCAGCCAGATAGGAAGAGTTGTGGGCAgtgaggggcagggggttgggagaAGGGCGGAGGAGCGGATCAAAGTCCAGGGGGTGCAGAGAAGTGGCAGCAGGAGTTGCACCACCTCGCCACAACCCACAGGCTCTGTCCGCAACTCCCACGTCAGTAGTGCCCCGTCCAGTCGTACCCCTTCCCCGCTGTCTGCCAAAGACCGGAGCCAGCGCAGTGTCTCCAGGCCGGACCCTGAGCAACACCGTGCAGCAGCTGCAGATAGCCAGATGAAGTCCTCTGCAAGTGTATCCATCAACACCAAGCAGGGAAGAGTAAAAGACTTGACAGTTTCTTCACAGCTGCCTTCTGGAGAACCAGCAACTGGCACAGTCTCTGGTTTGCCCCGCGACGTGAAGACTGGTTTGTCCAGATGCCTTGATGCAGACGCATCCTTTAAAGAGAATGCATCCTTTGCAAAATATTCAGGAATCACAGCCAGGGAAAGCACATCCCCAACAAAGACCGTGATGGTCACTCTGAAGGACATAGCCCCATGtttgagagagagcgggagtTCAGTCATGGACCTTTACAGTAAGGTGCCAGGATTTGGGTCCAGCAGCGACTGGCAGCAGAAGGGCCACAGCAGCTCCCCGCTGTCGCCCACACTGTGGAGAGGGCCGCGCACACCTCCTGGGTCCCCATCCCCCAGCGTGGCCAGCAGTCGGGGCAGTCGGCGCCACTCCCGcatctcctcctcgtcctcttgcAGCAGTCGCAGCAGCACCAGTTCCAGCCTGTCATCCAGTACCAGCCGGGGGCGCAGCACCAGCAGCACTCGTAGTGCCCCCAACAAGCAGAAGTCCCCACGCAAGAACCGCACTGCCAACGCTCGGCGCCGCAGCCTGAGAAGTtactctgcctcctcctccaccacctccaccaccaccacctccagcagcagcagtgaggaagagatggaggtgtcaggtacaaagagagacagcacTGAAGATCTGTGTGATGTCAAGCTGGATCCGGCTCCTCCACCCACAATATCACCGTTGTTTGGACCTCTGAGAGCGCCAGAGAAGTCTGAAAAAAGAGCCAGAGAGGAAGCCTCCCTGCCCAGTGAGTCCTCACCCTGCAGTTCTCTGAGTTCCCTCACCAACCCTCCTTCAGTGTCCCCACTGTTTGGTCTGCTGAAAGACCCAGAAAAGAAGTTGATGGAAGAATCTGCTGCTTGCGAATCTTCTCCTGGTAGCACCCCCAGCTCCACAACTTCCCCCTGTGGTGAGTGGCAGAAGGACTCTCCGCTTCAGTGTAGAGACTCTCGGGATGGCCAGACGCAGGGTTCCACTGTGGTTCCTGAAGGCTGTGTCCATCCCAGCCTGTCTCAGCCTGCAGCCAGCTGTGGTAAACCGGACCAGCACAGCAGCAGTGGGAAGTATGGGGGCTCAGGCAGCCGCAACCCTCAATCCATGACACACATCAGCAGTCGCACAGCCACCACCAGCCTCCCTATGCCTGATCTGACCAAGCCTCCACCCTCGTTGTACTGTGGTCTGGCTGggtatccctccccctccatggTGAACAGCTACCCCTCCCCGCCTGTCCCTGCCCCCCGACCCGGTTACCTGCCGCTGGGTTCACCCCCGCCTGTGGTGACTGTGTCCCCCGGCTACATTTCCCACAGCCCCAACACCCCCAGCCACAACCACCAGCCCACTGCTGCCACCAAGTTCTCCCAGCTccgcaaccacaacaacaacaatgtggggccctggggtgtggggggacacaTGGCCGGAGGAgcgccccccccgcctccctcttcaTCATCCTTCCCGCCCAGCACACCTGGTGAGAAGCCCGGAGGGAGGACTCGCCACATGTACCCGGCCACGGCTGCCACACTGCCAGGGCAGCAGCCGTCCCTGCAGTACCCCCCTGGTAACTCCAACTTCTGGTCCAACTACAAGTACCATGGCACACCCGTGTCAGCCCGACCCTCCCTGGACAGCTCCCATGCCCGGCCTCCTAGGTTGTACGCCTCTTCCTCGGGCAACAACCACCACGCCCACAACTGGCACCCCTATTCTGGAGGGACGCCCCTCACTAATAGTGCTATACGCCGTCAGTAG